One stretch of Deinococcus taeanensis DNA includes these proteins:
- a CDS encoding glycoside hydrolase family 43 protein, with product MSPTPSSGATYTNPVYPHYFADPFVLEHEGAYYAYGTSGQPLQQGRAFEVLRSPDLLHWTSLGGALEPLADESAQDYWAPEVAFDGTQFYMYYSAGTGDQGHQLRVALAPRPEGPFRDAGVVLTPDDPFTIDASPFQDDDGQWYLYYARDYLEGDRVGTALAVDRLSSMTRLAGEPRPVLRATADWQIFRRNREMYGALHDWYTLEGPFVVKRGGRYYCFYSGGAWEEPNYGVSYAVADHPLGPWTEPAADGPTLLQSVPGHVVGPGHNSLVRGPDGRDYLVYHAWDAGKTARRMCIDAVEWTPDGPQVRGPTWTPQPAPAVPGRP from the coding sequence ATGTCCCCCACCCCATCCAGCGGCGCCACCTACACCAACCCCGTCTACCCGCACTACTTTGCCGACCCCTTCGTGCTCGAGCATGAAGGGGCGTACTACGCCTACGGCACCAGCGGCCAGCCGCTGCAGCAGGGCCGCGCCTTTGAAGTGCTGCGTTCGCCCGACCTGCTGCACTGGACTTCCCTGGGCGGCGCCCTTGAGCCGCTCGCCGACGAAAGTGCCCAGGACTACTGGGCGCCGGAAGTTGCTTTCGACGGCACGCAGTTTTACATGTACTACTCGGCCGGCACCGGCGACCAGGGCCACCAGCTGCGCGTCGCGCTCGCCCCGCGCCCCGAAGGGCCATTCCGCGACGCCGGCGTGGTCCTCACCCCGGACGACCCCTTCACGATCGACGCCAGTCCCTTCCAGGACGATGACGGTCAGTGGTACCTGTACTACGCGCGCGACTACCTCGAAGGCGACCGCGTGGGCACCGCGCTGGCCGTGGACCGCCTGAGCAGCATGACCCGGCTGGCCGGCGAACCCCGCCCGGTGCTGCGCGCCACCGCCGACTGGCAGATCTTCCGCCGCAACCGCGAAATGTACGGCGCCCTGCACGACTGGTACACCCTGGAAGGCCCTTTCGTCGTCAAGCGCGGCGGGCGCTACTACTGCTTCTACTCCGGCGGCGCGTGGGAAGAACCCAACTACGGCGTGTCCTACGCCGTGGCCGACCATCCGCTGGGCCCCTGGACGGAACCGGCCGCCGACGGACCCACCCTGCTGCAGTCCGTCCCCGGCCACGTGGTCGGCCCCGGCCACAACTCCCTCGTGCGGGGCCCCGACGGACGCGACTACCTCGTTTACCACGCCTGGGACGCCGGGAAAACCGCGCGGCGCATGTGCATCGACGCCGTGGAGTGGACCCCCGACGGCCCGCAGGTGCGCGGCCCCACCTGGACCCCCCAGCCCGCTCCGGCCGTCCCCGGCCGCCCGTGA
- a CDS encoding carbohydrate ABC transporter permease: protein MSLSVPRPAAPRARGRQSLVPYLYLLPFMLLFLVFVVYPVGYGFFVSLHRWDLLAETRPFVGLEYYRNLFDASTPQSQFFWNAMKNTAFFTVVSVPLLVATALGLALLLYRPIAGRAFFRAVFFLPGVLTVSVMGILWRWMFDNQIGLVNAVRTDLLGLQPVPYLSSEGLAWIPVIVGTLWWTIGFNMTLYLAALGNISQSLYEAAEIDGATAWPKFRFITWPLLGPVTLFVFVTTVLASFQLFGQTLVITSGGPNRTTQSAIQYITEEAFSNNQFSSASAMAFMFGLAMLIFTFLQFRIMARDARGES from the coding sequence ATGAGTCTCAGCGTGCCGCGCCCCGCGGCCCCGCGCGCGCGGGGCCGGCAGAGCCTCGTGCCGTACCTGTACCTGCTGCCGTTCATGCTGCTGTTTCTGGTGTTCGTGGTGTACCCGGTCGGGTACGGCTTTTTCGTGAGCCTGCACCGCTGGGACCTGCTGGCCGAAACGCGGCCGTTCGTGGGCCTGGAGTACTACCGCAACCTGTTTGACGCCTCCACGCCGCAGTCGCAGTTCTTCTGGAATGCCATGAAGAACACCGCCTTTTTCACGGTGGTCAGCGTGCCGCTGCTTGTCGCCACGGCGCTCGGCCTGGCCCTGCTGCTGTACCGGCCGATCGCGGGCCGGGCGTTCTTCCGGGCCGTGTTTTTCCTGCCGGGCGTGCTGACCGTCTCGGTGATGGGCATCCTGTGGCGCTGGATGTTCGACAACCAGATCGGCCTGGTGAACGCGGTGCGCACCGACCTGCTGGGCCTGCAGCCCGTGCCGTACCTGTCCAGCGAAGGACTGGCCTGGATTCCCGTGATCGTGGGCACCCTGTGGTGGACCATCGGGTTCAACATGACCCTGTACCTCGCGGCGCTGGGCAACATCTCCCAGAGTCTGTACGAGGCCGCCGAGATTGACGGCGCCACCGCCTGGCCGAAATTCCGCTTCATCACCTGGCCGCTGCTGGGACCGGTGACGCTGTTCGTGTTCGTCACCACCGTGCTCGCCAGCTTCCAGCTGTTCGGGCAGACCCTGGTCATCACGAGCGGCGGACCCAACCGCACCACCCAGAGCGCCATTCAGTACATCACGGAAGAAGCGTTCAGCAACAACCAGTTCTCCAGCGCCTCGGCCATGGCGTTCATGTTCGGTCTGGCGATGCTGATCTTCACCTTCCTGCAGTTCCGGATCATGGCGCGCGACGCCCGCGGGGAGAGCTGA
- a CDS encoding ABC transporter substrate-binding protein, which produces MKTAKLTVLLLAAGLVGTTAAQSYKGPKVALTYLHGFTGADRPVMEKLIAQFNATHPNIQVKAQAQPWGTTWQQLPSLVASGRAPDVVVINEDQITNFIARGAVSPLTDAELKASGISKARFYGPLFKTADYEGKSYGVPISSVAYVMFYNKELMKKAGVTKVPTTRAEFLAAAQACTTDKSGKKAGQAGFDPKNLDTWGVSLYNNWVGARMAYAAILQNGGSLVDKQLNANFNSPQAVEAVQFLVDLVQKHGVARPNSTEEAELAAFSQGKVCFFPSGQWYLDRFEQQKMDFGVAFVPRIGSKQDAAWGGSSHLTLPKQRAGYDANKRLAALEFVNWMTQPAQNLSWTEAGSLPVMPAVARDKKFEGRPISGVFAKLSGIYATSGFPWGGQVLGPFDNAWANAYSGKMSVKQALDGGVSEANKQIEQARKTFQ; this is translated from the coding sequence ATGAAGACAGCCAAACTGACCGTGCTTCTGCTGGCCGCCGGCCTCGTGGGCACCACTGCCGCCCAGTCCTACAAGGGCCCGAAAGTGGCCCTGACCTACCTGCACGGGTTCACCGGCGCCGACCGGCCCGTCATGGAGAAGCTGATCGCGCAGTTCAACGCGACCCATCCCAACATTCAGGTCAAGGCCCAGGCGCAGCCCTGGGGCACGACCTGGCAGCAGCTGCCGTCGCTGGTGGCGTCCGGCCGGGCGCCGGACGTGGTCGTGATCAACGAAGACCAGATCACCAACTTCATCGCGCGCGGCGCCGTGTCGCCGCTGACCGACGCGGAACTCAAGGCGTCCGGCATCAGCAAGGCGCGCTTCTACGGGCCGCTGTTCAAGACCGCCGACTACGAAGGCAAGTCTTACGGCGTGCCCATCTCGTCGGTCGCGTACGTGATGTTCTACAACAAGGAACTGATGAAGAAGGCCGGCGTGACCAAGGTGCCCACCACCCGCGCCGAGTTCCTCGCGGCGGCGCAGGCGTGCACCACCGACAAGAGCGGCAAGAAGGCCGGGCAGGCCGGGTTCGATCCGAAAAACCTCGACACCTGGGGCGTCAGCCTGTACAACAACTGGGTGGGCGCCCGCATGGCCTACGCCGCGATTCTCCAGAACGGCGGATCGCTCGTCGACAAGCAGTTGAACGCGAACTTCAACTCGCCGCAGGCCGTGGAGGCCGTGCAGTTCCTCGTGGACCTCGTGCAGAAGCATGGCGTGGCCCGTCCCAACAGCACTGAGGAAGCCGAACTGGCCGCCTTCAGCCAGGGCAAGGTCTGCTTCTTCCCGTCCGGGCAGTGGTACCTCGACCGCTTCGAACAGCAGAAGATGGACTTCGGCGTGGCGTTCGTGCCGCGCATCGGCAGCAAGCAGGACGCCGCGTGGGGCGGCAGCAGCCACCTGACCCTGCCCAAGCAGCGCGCCGGGTACGACGCCAACAAGCGCCTCGCCGCGCTGGAATTCGTGAACTGGATGACGCAGCCCGCCCAGAACCTCAGCTGGACCGAAGCGGGCAGCCTGCCGGTCATGCCGGCGGTGGCCCGGGACAAGAAATTCGAGGGCCGGCCCATCTCGGGCGTGTTCGCCAAACTGAGCGGCATCTACGCCACGAGCGGCTTCCCCTGGGGCGGCCAGGTGCTGGGGCCGTTCGACAACGCCTGGGCCAACGCCTACAGCGGCAAGATGAGCGTCAAGCAGGCGCTCGACGGCGGCGTGAGCGAAGCCAACAAGCAGATCGAGCAGGCCCGCAAGACCTTCCAGTAA
- a CDS encoding LacI family DNA-binding transcriptional regulator, with the protein MTDLPATVTLADVAREAGVSKMTVSNVINNKPGMSEDTRQRVRHAIDRTGYVVNPAARALSSKRPRNNLIGVLTPQLNWPWVAELLHGASTTAEAAGLNLAIFTTASNPTLERERATLLRTLADGVLLVIPSAEEHSIFGDSVPVVTLGGHGQHTVQVDNYTGGYLATKHLIDLGHTRVAHLAGQNDDTPLRDATDRQAGYHAALLDAGLPVPDAYVQKGEYAEDVAERVTRTLLTLPEPPTAIFAANDLSAIGALRAAAALGRRVPQDLSIVGFDDIHAAAVTDPPLTTVRQPLEEMGQAAARLLIHLTRNEPTDSHVRFPATLVVRGSTAPPGQEAHMDP; encoded by the coding sequence ATGACTGACCTGCCTGCCACGGTCACGCTGGCTGACGTCGCCCGAGAGGCCGGCGTGTCCAAAATGACCGTTTCGAACGTGATCAACAACAAGCCCGGCATGTCCGAAGACACCCGCCAGCGGGTCCGGCACGCCATCGACCGCACCGGCTACGTCGTGAACCCCGCCGCCCGGGCCCTGAGCAGCAAACGGCCACGCAACAACCTGATCGGCGTGCTCACACCGCAACTGAACTGGCCCTGGGTTGCCGAACTGCTGCACGGCGCGAGCACCACCGCCGAGGCCGCCGGGCTGAACCTCGCGATCTTCACCACCGCCAGCAACCCCACCCTCGAGCGTGAACGCGCCACGCTGCTGCGCACCCTCGCCGACGGCGTCCTGCTGGTTATCCCCTCCGCCGAGGAGCACAGCATCTTCGGCGACTCCGTCCCGGTCGTCACGCTTGGCGGACACGGACAGCACACCGTGCAGGTGGACAACTACACCGGCGGGTACCTCGCCACGAAGCACCTGATCGACCTGGGCCACACCCGCGTGGCGCACCTCGCCGGGCAGAACGACGACACGCCGCTGCGCGACGCCACCGACCGGCAGGCCGGCTACCACGCCGCGCTGCTCGACGCCGGCCTGCCGGTGCCTGACGCCTACGTGCAGAAAGGCGAGTACGCCGAGGACGTCGCCGAGCGCGTCACGCGCACCCTGCTGACCCTCCCCGAGCCGCCCACGGCCATCTTCGCCGCCAACGACCTCAGCGCCATCGGCGCGCTGCGCGCCGCCGCCGCCCTGGGCCGGCGCGTCCCGCAGGACCTGAGCATCGTCGGCTTCGACGACATTCACGCCGCGGCCGTCACCGACCCGCCCCTGACCACTGTGCGCCAGCCTCTCGAGGAGATGGGCCAGGCGGCCGCGCGCCTCCTGATTCACCTCACCCGCAACGAACCCACCGACTCCCACGTCCGCTTCCCCGCCACGCTCGTCGTGCGCGGCTCCACCGCCCCGCCCGGTCAGGAGGCCCACATGGACCCCTGA
- a CDS encoding glycoside hydrolase family 43 protein, giving the protein MTAPRHLLALLALTLGAGPTLPPAAAQGAATAARPATYTNPVISDDFPDPFILRVDKTYYAYGTNSGGVDLPVLKSTDLVTWQRLGEGFGRLGSWATGGFTWAPEVARTSAGYVLYYTARHTDSGRQCIGVAFSTSPAGPFRDEQATPLVCQLDLGGSIDASPFTDKDGKRYLYWKNDGNCCGGATGLWVQPLTADGLKLTGKPKDVLYNGALWEGNLIEAPHVYSRAGKYYLFYSAADYNSDTYAVGYALGFSPTGPFKKMTRDEPWLATRGKVAGPGGQGVINDGKGNTWLYYHAWTAGQTGYQSGGQRSMRIDPLNWVNGIPRLKGPSLTPQVAPARP; this is encoded by the coding sequence ATGACTGCACCACGACACCTGCTGGCCCTGCTGGCCCTGACCCTGGGCGCCGGCCCCACCCTGCCGCCGGCTGCGGCGCAGGGCGCGGCCACCGCCGCCCGCCCGGCCACGTACACCAATCCCGTGATTTCCGACGACTTTCCCGACCCGTTCATCCTGCGCGTCGACAAGACCTACTACGCGTACGGCACCAACAGCGGCGGAGTGGACCTGCCCGTGCTGAAAAGCACTGACCTCGTGACCTGGCAGCGCCTCGGCGAAGGCTTCGGCCGGCTCGGCAGCTGGGCCACGGGCGGCTTCACCTGGGCGCCCGAGGTCGCGCGGACCAGCGCCGGGTACGTCCTGTACTACACTGCCCGGCACACCGACAGCGGCCGGCAGTGCATCGGGGTGGCGTTCAGCACAAGTCCCGCCGGTCCGTTCCGCGACGAGCAGGCCACGCCCCTGGTGTGCCAGCTTGACCTGGGCGGCAGCATCGACGCGAGCCCCTTTACCGATAAGGACGGCAAACGCTACCTGTACTGGAAGAACGACGGGAACTGCTGTGGCGGCGCCACCGGCCTGTGGGTGCAGCCGCTGACGGCCGACGGCCTGAAGCTGACCGGCAAACCCAAGGACGTGCTGTACAACGGCGCGCTGTGGGAAGGCAACCTGATCGAGGCCCCTCACGTGTACAGCCGGGCCGGCAAGTACTACCTGTTCTACAGCGCCGCGGACTACAACAGCGACACCTACGCCGTCGGGTACGCCCTGGGCTTCAGCCCCACCGGGCCGTTCAAGAAGATGACGCGCGACGAGCCCTGGCTCGCCACGCGCGGCAAGGTCGCCGGCCCTGGCGGACAGGGCGTCATCAACGACGGCAAGGGCAACACGTGGCTCTACTACCACGCCTGGACGGCCGGACAGACCGGCTATCAGAGCGGCGGTCAACGGTCCATGCGCATCGACCCCCTGAACTGGGTGAACGGCATTCCCAGACTCAAGGGGCCCAGCCTGACCCCGCAGGTGGCGCCGGCCCGGCCCTGA
- a CDS encoding carbohydrate ABC transporter permease — protein sequence MAAPSRPADLNAPVTATAYRPRRTPRDIPRFLLLCLLAIIFLAPMYWMITTSIKPETDVISTPTQWFPARPTLENYREVLTSPDGNILRWMWNSFFVAAAYTVLHVVLCALTAYPLARMRFPGRDAIFWFILGSMMIPGVITLIPTYLMMIRFDWINSFNALIWPGVAGAFGVFLLRQFFMALPKELEEAARLDGANSLQVLWHVILPLSVPALVTLAVFAFMSSWNNFIWPTFVVTDVDKLTLPVGVNTFSQRYVTDYGKLMASTAIASVPVLIAYLLAQRYLISGLSTTGLKE from the coding sequence ATGGCCGCGCCCAGCCGGCCCGCCGACCTCAACGCGCCCGTGACCGCCACCGCGTACCGGCCCCGGCGCACGCCGCGCGACATTCCGCGCTTCCTGCTGCTGTGCCTGCTGGCGATCATCTTCCTCGCCCCGATGTACTGGATGATCACCACGTCCATCAAACCGGAAACGGACGTGATCTCCACACCCACGCAGTGGTTCCCCGCGCGCCCCACCCTGGAAAACTACCGCGAGGTGCTCACCTCGCCGGACGGCAACATCCTGCGCTGGATGTGGAACTCGTTCTTCGTGGCGGCCGCATACACCGTCCTGCACGTGGTGCTGTGCGCCCTGACGGCCTACCCGCTGGCCCGCATGCGCTTCCCGGGCCGCGACGCGATCTTCTGGTTCATCCTCGGGTCGATGATGATTCCGGGCGTGATCACGCTGATCCCCACGTACCTGATGATGATCCGCTTCGACTGGATCAACTCCTTCAACGCGCTGATCTGGCCGGGGGTCGCGGGCGCCTTCGGGGTGTTCCTGCTGCGGCAGTTCTTCATGGCGCTGCCCAAGGAACTCGAGGAAGCCGCGCGGCTCGACGGCGCCAACAGCCTGCAGGTGCTGTGGCACGTGATCCTGCCGCTGAGCGTGCCTGCGCTCGTCACACTCGCCGTGTTCGCGTTCATGAGTTCGTGGAACAACTTCATCTGGCCCACCTTCGTCGTGACGGACGTGGACAAACTCACCCTGCCGGTCGGGGTGAACACCTTTTCCCAGCGGTATGTCACCGACTACGGCAAGCTGATGGCGTCCACCGCGATCGCCAGCGTGCCTGTCCTGATCGCGTACCTGCTCGCGCAGCGGTACCTGATTTCCGGCCTCTCCACCACCGGCCTGAAGGAATAA